One window of the Klebsiella sp. WP3-W18-ESBL-02 genome contains the following:
- the pobA gene encoding 4-hydroxybenzoate 3-monooxygenase codes for MNTQVAIIGAGPSGLLLGQLLHNAGIKTVILERQTPEYVLGRIRAGILENGTVELLREAGVARRMDAEGLIHHGVEFLFANQRIPVPLSELTGGKSVMVYGQTEVTRDLMEARQACGAETYYGVEQVQLHDLKSDRPSVTFVKNGETCRLECDFVAGCDGFHGVSRQSIPRDILREYESIWPFGWLGLLADTPPVNPELIYAHHERGFVLCSQRSLTRSRYYLQVPLSDRVEQWSDERFWGELRRRLPDELGQKLVTGHSLEKSIAPLRSYVVEPMQYGRMFLVGDAAHIVPPTGAKGLNLAVSDVNYLWRILRQFYHHGRVDLLARYSQLALNRVWKGERFSWFMTHLLHDFQDKSAFDRKMQEADRQYYLGSRAGLTTIAENYVGLPYETVE; via the coding sequence ATGAACACGCAAGTCGCCATTATCGGTGCCGGGCCTTCGGGGCTGCTGCTGGGCCAGTTGCTGCATAACGCCGGAATAAAAACCGTCATTCTCGAACGCCAGACGCCGGAGTATGTGCTGGGACGCATTCGTGCAGGCATCCTGGAAAACGGTACCGTTGAGTTGCTGCGTGAGGCGGGTGTTGCTCGCCGCATGGATGCTGAGGGCCTGATTCACCATGGCGTAGAATTTCTGTTTGCTAACCAGCGCATTCCGGTGCCGCTTAGCGAGCTGACGGGCGGCAAGAGCGTTATGGTCTACGGCCAGACCGAAGTTACGCGTGATCTGATGGAAGCGCGACAGGCGTGCGGTGCTGAAACCTATTACGGCGTTGAGCAGGTTCAGCTACACGATCTGAAGAGCGATAGACCCAGCGTGACGTTTGTGAAGAATGGCGAAACGTGTCGCCTGGAATGTGATTTTGTCGCCGGCTGCGATGGATTTCACGGCGTCTCCCGACAAAGTATCCCGCGCGATATTTTGCGCGAGTACGAAAGTATCTGGCCGTTTGGCTGGCTGGGCCTGCTGGCGGATACGCCGCCGGTGAACCCTGAGCTGATTTACGCGCACCATGAACGCGGGTTTGTATTGTGTAGTCAGCGCTCACTAACAAGAAGCCGCTATTATCTGCAGGTGCCGCTGAGCGACCGCGTCGAACAATGGTCGGATGAACGCTTCTGGGGTGAGCTCAGGCGTCGTCTGCCGGATGAACTGGGACAAAAGTTAGTGACTGGTCACTCACTTGAGAAGAGCATTGCGCCGCTGCGTAGCTATGTGGTGGAACCCATGCAGTACGGCAGAATGTTCCTCGTTGGCGATGCGGCGCATATTGTGCCGCCGACCGGCGCCAAAGGGCTGAACCTGGCGGTGTCTGACGTGAACTACCTGTGGCGTATTTTGCGCCAGTTTTACCATCACGGTCGGGTAGATTTACTGGCGCGTTATTCACAGCTGGCGCTTAACCGGGTGTGGAAAGGCGAGCGCTTCAGCTGGTTTATGACCCATTTGCTGCATGATTTCCAGGACAAAAGCGCGTTCGACAGAAAGATGCAGGAAGCGGACCGTCAGTACTACCTGGGGTCGCGCGCCGGGCTGACGACCATTGCGGAGAACTACGTTGGGCTGCCCTATGAGACGGTGGAATAA
- a CDS encoding threonine/serine ThrE exporter family protein — translation MEVDQSEQRTVTRLCIQCGLFLLQHGAESALVEELSTRLGRALGMDSVESAISSNAIVLTTIKDGLCLTSTRKNSDRGINMHVVTEVQHIVIMAEHKLLDHKDVAKRFAQIKPLRYPRWLVVLMVGLSCACFCKLNNGGWDGALVTFCASTIAMYIRQVLTHRSMHPQINFGLTAFVATTVSGLMLQLPAFHQTSTVAMAASVLLLVPGFPLINSVADMFKGHINTGLARWAIASLLTLATCIGVVMAMTLWGLRGWV, via the coding sequence ATGGAAGTCGATCAATCAGAACAACGTACCGTCACGCGGCTCTGTATTCAGTGCGGTCTTTTTTTATTGCAACATGGGGCGGAAAGCGCTTTGGTGGAGGAGCTCTCAACCCGCCTGGGGCGTGCGCTGGGGATGGACAGCGTTGAAAGCGCCATCTCGTCAAACGCCATCGTGCTGACCACCATTAAAGATGGGCTGTGCCTGACCTCAACGCGCAAAAACAGCGATCGCGGCATCAACATGCACGTGGTCACCGAAGTGCAACACATTGTCATCATGGCCGAGCACAAACTGCTGGACCATAAAGATGTCGCTAAGCGCTTTGCACAGATTAAACCTCTGCGCTACCCGCGCTGGCTGGTGGTGCTGATGGTCGGCCTCTCCTGCGCCTGCTTCTGTAAGCTTAACAACGGCGGCTGGGACGGCGCGCTGGTCACCTTTTGCGCCAGCACCATCGCGATGTACATCCGTCAGGTGCTGACGCACCGCTCCATGCACCCGCAGATTAACTTCGGTCTGACCGCGTTTGTCGCCACTACCGTCTCCGGGCTGATGCTCCAGCTCCCGGCCTTCCACCAGACTTCAACCGTCGCCATGGCGGCAAGCGTGCTGCTGTTGGTTCCCGGTTTTCCGCTGATTAATTCGGTGGCCGACATGTTCAAAGGGCATATTAATACCGGCCTCGCGCGATGGGCCATCGCCAGTCTACTGACGCTGGCAACCTGCATCGGCGTGGTGATGGCAATGACGTTATGGGGGCTACGCGGATGGGTGTAA
- a CDS encoding threonine/serine exporter has translation MGVIDFLLLLAQDIMLSAIPAVGFAMVFNVPQRALPWCALLGAIGHASRFTMMTAGFNIEWSTFLAAMLVGSIGIQWSRWYLAHPKIFTVAAVIPMFPGISAYTAMISAVKISHFGYTEEMMITLLSNFLKASSIVGALSIGLSIPGLWLYRKRPRV, from the coding sequence ATGGGTGTAATCGATTTTCTGCTCTTGCTGGCGCAGGACATCATGCTGTCGGCGATCCCTGCCGTCGGCTTTGCGATGGTGTTTAACGTGCCGCAGCGCGCGCTGCCGTGGTGTGCCCTGCTGGGAGCTATCGGCCACGCCTCGCGCTTCACGATGATGACCGCAGGTTTTAATATCGAATGGTCCACTTTCCTGGCGGCCATGCTGGTCGGCAGCATCGGCATTCAGTGGTCACGCTGGTATCTGGCGCACCCGAAAATCTTTACCGTCGCCGCCGTCATCCCAATGTTCCCCGGTATTTCAGCCTATACGGCGATGATCTCGGCGGTAAAAATCAGCCACTTTGGCTACACCGAAGAGATGATGATCACCTTACTGAGCAACTTCCTCAAGGCCTCGTCAATCGTCGGTGCGCTTTCGATTGGCCTGTCTATTCCGGGCCTGTGGCTTTACCGCAAGCGCCCGCGGGTGTAA
- the dnaT gene encoding primosomal protein DnaT: protein MSSRILTPNVIGIEAFVADPKAILAQTQGGAVAVFANNAPAFYAVTPERLAQLLALEEKLARPGSDVTLDAQFFEEPTAAPVSVPMGKFAMYPGWQPDAEFLRLSALWGIALSEPVTPEELASFVAYWQAEGKVFHHVQWQQKLARSVQMGRANNSGQLRRDVNAVSEPDRQIPPGFRG, encoded by the coding sequence ATGTCTTCTCGTATTTTGACGCCCAACGTGATTGGTATTGAAGCCTTCGTGGCCGATCCCAAGGCGATCCTTGCGCAGACTCAGGGCGGCGCGGTCGCCGTGTTTGCTAACAATGCGCCCGCGTTTTATGCCGTCACGCCAGAGCGGCTGGCGCAGCTGCTGGCGCTGGAAGAAAAGCTTGCCCGTCCGGGCAGCGACGTGACGCTGGATGCCCAGTTCTTTGAAGAGCCAACGGCGGCGCCGGTCTCTGTACCGATGGGAAAATTCGCCATGTACCCGGGCTGGCAGCCCGACGCCGAGTTCCTGCGCCTTTCTGCGCTGTGGGGGATCGCCTTAAGCGAGCCAGTCACGCCGGAAGAGCTGGCGTCGTTTGTCGCCTACTGGCAGGCTGAGGGCAAAGTGTTCCACCACGTACAGTGGCAGCAAAAGCTGGCGCGCAGCGTTCAGATGGGCCGGGCGAATAATAGCGGCCAGCTGCGGCGAGACGTTAACGCGGTCAGCGAACCAGACCGCCAGATTCCACCGGGGTTCAGAGGTTGA
- the dnaC gene encoding DNA replication protein DnaC produces MKDVGELMKRLQKMMPAHIEPAFKTGEELLAWQKEQGEIRAAALARENRAMKMQRTFNRSGIRPLHQNCSFDNYRVENEGQMNALAKARQYVDEFDGNIASFIFSGKPGTGKNHLAAAICNELLLRGKSVLIITVADIMSAMKETFGNRETSEEQLLSDLSNVDLLVIDEIGMQTESRYEKVIINQIVDRRSSSKRPTGMLTNNNLDEMNKLLGERVMDRMRLGNSLWVIFNWESYRSRVTGKEY; encoded by the coding sequence ATGAAAGACGTTGGCGAATTAATGAAGCGCCTGCAAAAAATGATGCCGGCGCATATCGAACCGGCCTTTAAAACCGGCGAAGAGCTGTTGGCCTGGCAGAAAGAACAGGGCGAGATCCGCGCAGCGGCGCTGGCGCGCGAAAACCGTGCGATGAAGATGCAGCGCACGTTTAACCGTTCCGGTATTCGTCCGCTGCATCAGAACTGTTCGTTCGATAACTATCGTGTCGAGAACGAAGGCCAGATGAACGCGCTGGCGAAAGCCCGCCAGTACGTCGACGAATTTGACGGCAATATCGCAAGCTTCATCTTCTCCGGCAAACCGGGTACCGGTAAAAACCACCTTGCCGCCGCTATCTGTAACGAGCTGCTGCTGCGCGGTAAGTCGGTGCTGATCATCACCGTGGCCGACATTATGTCCGCCATGAAAGAAACGTTCGGCAACCGGGAAACCAGCGAAGAGCAGCTGCTAAGCGATCTGAGCAACGTTGACCTGCTGGTCATTGATGAAATCGGCATGCAGACCGAATCGCGCTATGAGAAGGTGATTATCAACCAGATCGTCGATCGCCGTTCGTCATCTAAACGCCCGACGGGCATGTTGACCAACAACAACCTCGATGAAATGAATAAGCTGCTCGGCGAGCGGGTGATGGACCGTATGCGTCTTGGCAACAGCCTGTGGGTGATTTTTAACTGGGAAAGTTATCGCAGCCGCGTCACCGGCAAAGAGTATTAA
- a CDS encoding DUF2501 domain-containing protein — protein sequence MKSVKSMLCRVIIASAFVSTAAGAVSLNDLSSAASQLAGSSSTSQSGGSSLSSLTSLLNGGSQSLSASSMNNAAGIMGYCAKEKLASVANVDNVKNQVLDKLGLNTATEQKQDTGYMEGIQGLLNAKDGQKLDLDSLGNTELGKKVKAKACDFVLKQGVNFIS from the coding sequence ATGAAATCAGTAAAATCGATGCTTTGCCGCGTAATCATTGCCAGCGCGTTTGTTTCTACCGCTGCGGGCGCCGTATCGTTAAATGACCTGAGCAGCGCCGCCAGCCAGCTTGCCGGCAGCAGCAGCACGTCGCAGAGCGGCGGTTCTTCGCTCTCTTCGCTGACCAGCCTGCTTAACGGCGGTAGCCAGTCTCTGAGCGCCAGCAGCATGAACAATGCCGCCGGGATCATGGGGTACTGCGCGAAAGAAAAACTGGCTTCTGTTGCCAATGTCGATAACGTGAAAAACCAGGTACTGGATAAACTGGGCCTCAACACGGCAACCGAACAGAAGCAGGATACCGGCTATATGGAAGGCATTCAGGGCCTGCTGAACGCCAAAGACGGGCAGAAGCTTGACCTCGACAGCCTGGGCAACACCGAGCTGGGCAAAAAAGTGAAAGCCAAAGCCTGTGACTTCGTGCTCAAACAGGGCGTTAACTTCATTTCCTGA